The Vibrio astriarenae genome contains a region encoding:
- a CDS encoding glutathione peroxidase, whose protein sequence is MFNEQQVLAAKVGQPVPQVTFPTRQGDQWVNVTTDDLFKDKTVIVFSLPGAFTPTCSSSHLPRYNELYPVFKDHGVDEILCVSVNDTFVMNAWKQDQEADNITFIPDGNGEFTDGMGMLVDKDDLGFGKRSWRYSMLVKNGIVEQMFIEPNEPGDPFKVSDADTMLGHVAPTHKVQESITVFSKPGCPFCVKAKQALIDQGLQYEEIVLGKDATTVSLRAITGRSTVPQVFIGGKHIGGSEELDAYFAQ, encoded by the coding sequence ATGTTTAATGAACAACAAGTACTAGCAGCCAAAGTAGGTCAACCTGTACCACAAGTCACTTTCCCAACTCGCCAAGGCGATCAATGGGTAAATGTAACGACTGACGACCTATTCAAAGATAAAACCGTTATCGTATTTAGCTTACCAGGTGCGTTTACACCGACCTGCTCTTCTAGCCACCTACCACGCTACAACGAGTTATACCCAGTATTTAAGGATCATGGTGTCGATGAAATCCTGTGTGTTTCTGTTAACGACACGTTTGTGATGAACGCTTGGAAACAGGATCAGGAAGCAGACAACATCACCTTCATTCCAGACGGTAATGGTGAGTTCACAGATGGCATGGGAATGCTGGTCGATAAAGATGATTTGGGTTTTGGTAAGCGTTCATGGCGCTACAGCATGCTAGTGAAAAACGGCATCGTGGAGCAGATGTTTATCGAACCTAACGAGCCAGGCGACCCGTTCAAAGTCTCTGACGCTGATACTATGCTAGGCCATGTTGCACCAACTCATAAAGTTCAAGAGTCCATTACCGTATTCAGCAAGCCTGGTTGCCCATTCTGTGTGAAAGCCAAGCAAGCATTGATTGACCAAGGCCTTCAGTATGAAGAAATTGTTCTAGGTAAAGATGCAACCACAGTAAGCCTGCGTGCGATTACTGGTCGCTCAACCGTACCGCAAGTCTTCATCGGTGGTAAGCACATCGGTGGCAGTGAAGAGCTTGACGCTTACTTCGCTCAGTAA
- the acs gene encoding acetate--CoA ligase yields the protein MSEAHIYPVKQNIKATTHADNETYLSMYQQSISDPEGFWSEHGKIVDWIKPFTQVKSTSFDTGHVDIRWFEDGTLNVSANCIDRHLAQRGDDVAIIWEGDDPNDDKTLTFKELHREVCRFSNALKEQGVRKGDVVCLYMPMVPEAAIAMLACTRIGAVHTVVFGGFSPEALAGRIIDSDAKAVITADEGVRGGRAVPLKKNVDEALTNPEVKTISKVVVFKRTGGAIDWHEHRDVWWHEAVANVSDNCPAEEMKAEDPLFILYTSGSTGKPKGVMHTTGGYLVYATMTFKYVFDYQPGETFWCTADVGWITGHSYLIYGPLANGAKTILFEGVPNYPTTSRMSEVVDKHQVNILYTAPTAIRALMAKGNEAVEGTSRDSLRIMGSVGEPINPEAWEWYYKTIGNEKSPIVDTWWQTETGGILITPLPGATELKPGSATRPFFGVQPALVDNMGNIVEGATEGNLVILDSWPGQMRTVYGDHERFEQTYFSTFKGMYFTGDGARRDEDGYYWITGRVDDVLNVSGHRMGTAEIESALVAHEKIAEAAIVGIPHDIKGQAIYAYITLNDGEYPSAELHKEVKDWVRKEIGPIATPDVLHWTDALPKTRSGKIMRRILRKIATGDTGNLGDTSTLADPSVVDKLIAEKAELA from the coding sequence ATGAGTGAAGCCCATATTTATCCGGTAAAACAAAATATCAAAGCGACAACCCATGCGGATAATGAGACCTACCTATCGATGTATCAACAATCAATCTCAGACCCTGAAGGATTCTGGAGTGAACACGGTAAGATCGTCGACTGGATCAAACCCTTTACCCAAGTTAAAAGTACCTCGTTTGATACCGGCCATGTCGACATCCGCTGGTTTGAAGACGGCACACTCAATGTTTCAGCCAACTGTATTGATCGCCATCTTGCACAGCGTGGAGATGACGTAGCCATCATCTGGGAGGGCGACGATCCAAATGATGATAAAACCCTGACCTTTAAAGAGCTTCATCGCGAAGTCTGCCGTTTCTCAAATGCACTCAAAGAGCAAGGCGTACGCAAGGGTGATGTCGTTTGCCTATACATGCCAATGGTGCCAGAGGCCGCCATCGCGATGCTGGCTTGTACCCGTATTGGTGCCGTTCACACCGTTGTTTTTGGTGGATTTTCTCCTGAGGCTCTCGCGGGACGCATTATCGACTCGGACGCAAAAGCGGTGATCACCGCTGACGAAGGGGTGCGTGGTGGACGTGCCGTTCCTCTCAAGAAGAACGTCGATGAGGCGTTGACTAACCCTGAAGTCAAAACCATTAGCAAAGTTGTCGTCTTTAAGCGAACTGGCGGTGCAATCGACTGGCATGAGCATCGCGATGTTTGGTGGCATGAAGCGGTAGCGAATGTCTCAGATAATTGTCCTGCTGAAGAGATGAAAGCCGAAGACCCCTTGTTCATTCTCTACACTTCCGGCTCTACCGGTAAGCCCAAAGGGGTTATGCATACCACGGGAGGTTATTTGGTTTACGCGACCATGACCTTCAAGTATGTCTTCGATTACCAACCTGGAGAGACCTTCTGGTGTACTGCCGATGTCGGCTGGATTACTGGTCACAGCTATCTCATTTATGGCCCACTTGCTAACGGTGCGAAAACCATCCTATTTGAAGGGGTGCCAAACTACCCAACCACCAGCCGTATGAGTGAGGTCGTGGATAAGCATCAGGTGAATATTCTCTACACCGCACCAACCGCGATACGCGCTTTGATGGCCAAAGGTAATGAAGCCGTTGAAGGCACCTCTCGTGACAGTTTACGTATCATGGGCTCAGTCGGTGAACCGATTAACCCTGAAGCTTGGGAGTGGTACTACAAAACAATTGGTAATGAGAAATCACCCATCGTCGATACTTGGTGGCAAACAGAGACGGGTGGCATCTTGATTACGCCACTGCCTGGTGCAACCGAATTAAAACCGGGGTCAGCCACTCGACCATTCTTTGGCGTACAACCAGCACTAGTCGATAACATGGGGAACATCGTAGAGGGGGCTACCGAGGGCAACTTGGTGATCCTCGACTCTTGGCCTGGTCAAATGCGTACCGTTTATGGCGATCATGAGCGCTTCGAGCAAACCTACTTCTCGACATTCAAAGGCATGTACTTTACTGGTGATGGCGCTCGCCGTGATGAGGATGGCTACTACTGGATAACAGGTCGTGTTGATGATGTTCTCAACGTCTCTGGTCACCGCATGGGTACCGCTGAAATTGAATCGGCATTGGTTGCGCATGAAAAGATTGCAGAAGCTGCCATCGTCGGTATCCCACACGACATTAAAGGCCAAGCCATCTATGCCTACATCACCCTTAACGATGGCGAGTATCCAAGTGCCGAGTTACACAAAGAGGTGAAAGACTGGGTACGCAAAGAGATAGGGCCAATCGCAACTCCGGATGTATTGCATTGGACAGATGCACTGCCGAAAACTCGCTCGGGCAAAATCATGCGCCGCATCTTGCGCAAGATCGCCACAGGCGATACCGGTAACCTGGGCGATACTTCAACGCTAGCGGATCCAAGCGTGGTCGATAAGCTCATTGCAGAAAAAGCCGAGCTGGCATAA
- the oxyR gene encoding DNA-binding transcriptional regulator OxyR, whose protein sequence is MNIRDFEYLVSLAEHKHFRKAAEACFVSQPTLSGQIRKLEDELGTALLERNSRKVLFTDAGLQLVEQAKRILSEIKLFREMASGQNGEMIGPMHIGFIPTVGPYVLPKIIPSLKEQFPELELFLHEAQTHQLVSQLQDGKLDCLVLAAVAETEQFKEIVLYDEPMTLAVPCDHEWSQQDSIEMEHLNGKTVLMLGDGHCLRDQALGFCFAAGAKDDDRFKATSLETLRNMVAAGAGITLLPELSVPKEKEKDGVCYVKATDPQPSRRIVLAYRPGSPLRGRFEQLAKSIQETLNK, encoded by the coding sequence ATGAATATTCGCGATTTTGAGTATTTGGTCTCTCTTGCTGAACATAAGCACTTTCGCAAAGCGGCTGAGGCATGCTTTGTCAGTCAGCCAACCCTAAGTGGTCAAATTCGTAAGTTAGAAGACGAACTTGGTACCGCGCTATTGGAGCGTAACAGTCGCAAGGTCTTGTTTACTGATGCCGGCTTGCAGCTCGTAGAGCAGGCCAAGCGAATTTTGTCTGAAATCAAGCTGTTCCGTGAAATGGCAAGTGGTCAAAATGGTGAGATGATTGGGCCAATGCACATCGGCTTTATCCCTACTGTAGGCCCCTATGTCCTACCAAAAATCATTCCGTCGCTGAAAGAGCAATTTCCTGAGCTTGAGCTCTTCCTGCATGAGGCTCAAACCCATCAATTGGTGAGTCAACTACAAGATGGCAAACTGGATTGTTTGGTGCTGGCAGCAGTGGCTGAAACCGAGCAATTCAAAGAAATTGTGCTTTATGATGAACCGATGACGCTAGCGGTACCTTGTGATCACGAGTGGTCACAGCAAGACAGCATCGAGATGGAACATTTGAATGGCAAGACGGTCTTGATGTTAGGTGACGGCCACTGTCTACGGGATCAGGCGCTAGGTTTCTGTTTTGCCGCAGGGGCAAAGGATGACGACCGCTTTAAAGCAACCAGCCTTGAAACATTGCGCAACATGGTGGCGGCGGGCGCGGGTATTACACTGCTACCGGAGCTTTCAGTGCCAAAAGAGAAAGAGAAAGATGGTGTGTGCTACGTTAAAGCGACGGATCCACAGCCATCACGTCGAATTGTGCTTGCGTATCGTCCAGGTTCTCCGTTGCGAGGTCGATTTGAGCAACTTGCGAAATCCATTCAGGAAACCCTGAATAAATAA
- the argH gene encoding argininosuccinate lyase, giving the protein MALWGGRFTQAADTRFKDFNDSLRFDYRLAEQDIVGSIAWSKALLSVDVLTEDEQQKLELALNELKLEVMEDPHQILASDAEDIHSWVEQQLIGKVGDLGKKLHTGRSRNDQVATDLKLWCRQQGQQLLLGLDRLQSQMVSVAREHQGTVLPGYTHLQRAQPVTFAHWCLAYVEMFERDYSRLSDAIKRLDTCPLGSGALAGTAYPMDRETLAHNLGFRRATRNSLDSVSDRDHVMELMSIASISMLHLSRLAEDMIFYNSGESNFIELADTVTSGSSLMPQKKNPDALELIRGKTGRVYGSLAGMMMTVKALPLAYNKDMQEDKEGLFDALDTWNDCMEMAALCFDGIKVNGERTLEAAKQGYANATELADYLVAKGIPFREAHHIVGVAVVGAIAKGCALEELSIAELKTFSEVIEADVYDILTIESCLEKRSALGGVSPTQVKFAVEQAEKRLDARDTSAVKVRSARLTDVESLEGMVTYWANMGENLPRSRNELVRDIGSFAVSEHHGEVTGCASLYVYDSGLAEIRSLGVEAGWHGQGHGTAIVQHLVEKAKQMAIQKVFVLTRTPEFFMNHDFVPTSKSLLPEKVLKDCDQCPRQHACDEVALEINFAEQMIVKQSVA; this is encoded by the coding sequence ATGGCATTATGGGGCGGAAGATTTACCCAAGCGGCAGATACGAGATTCAAAGACTTTAACGATTCACTTCGCTTTGATTACCGTTTAGCCGAGCAAGATATTGTTGGCTCGATTGCATGGTCTAAGGCACTGCTCTCTGTTGATGTATTGACAGAGGATGAACAACAGAAGCTTGAATTGGCTCTAAATGAGCTCAAACTTGAGGTGATGGAAGACCCACATCAGATCCTGGCATCCGATGCAGAAGATATTCACTCTTGGGTTGAGCAGCAACTGATTGGTAAAGTCGGTGATTTGGGTAAAAAACTCCATACAGGTCGTTCGCGTAATGACCAAGTGGCGACCGATTTAAAATTATGGTGTCGTCAACAGGGGCAACAGCTATTGTTGGGGCTGGATCGCCTTCAATCACAGATGGTTTCGGTAGCAAGAGAACATCAAGGTACTGTGCTTCCTGGCTACACTCACCTGCAACGAGCACAGCCAGTCACTTTTGCTCACTGGTGTTTGGCCTATGTGGAAATGTTCGAACGTGATTACTCACGCTTGAGTGATGCGATTAAGCGTCTAGATACATGCCCACTGGGCTCTGGTGCGCTTGCGGGTACCGCCTACCCAATGGATCGTGAAACACTGGCACATAACCTCGGTTTTAGACGTGCGACGAGAAACTCACTTGATTCGGTTTCAGACCGTGATCACGTGATGGAACTGATGTCGATTGCATCGATCTCCATGCTGCACTTGTCCCGCCTCGCAGAAGATATGATTTTCTACAATTCAGGCGAGTCGAACTTTATTGAGCTGGCAGATACCGTGACCTCAGGCTCTTCATTAATGCCACAAAAGAAAAATCCCGATGCGCTTGAGCTTATCCGTGGTAAAACCGGACGTGTCTATGGCTCACTCGCGGGTATGATGATGACGGTTAAGGCTTTGCCTCTTGCCTACAACAAAGATATGCAAGAGGATAAAGAAGGGCTGTTTGATGCGCTAGATACATGGAATGACTGCATGGAAATGGCGGCACTGTGTTTTGACGGCATCAAGGTGAACGGTGAGCGTACACTGGAAGCGGCGAAACAAGGTTATGCGAATGCTACCGAGCTGGCAGACTATCTAGTCGCTAAGGGTATTCCATTCCGTGAGGCGCATCATATCGTCGGCGTGGCTGTGGTTGGCGCGATTGCGAAAGGTTGTGCGCTGGAAGAGTTGTCGATTGCCGAACTGAAAACTTTCTCAGAGGTCATTGAGGCGGATGTTTACGACATCTTGACGATTGAGTCTTGTCTAGAGAAGCGCAGTGCGCTTGGTGGCGTTTCTCCAACTCAGGTTAAATTCGCGGTTGAGCAAGCAGAGAAGCGTCTTGATGCCCGCGATACCTCTGCAGTGAAAGTGCGTTCAGCTCGCCTAACGGATGTTGAATCACTCGAGGGCATGGTCACTTACTGGGCGAATATGGGGGAAAACCTACCGCGTTCTCGCAATGAGCTGGTAAGAGATATTGGTTCATTTGCGGTGTCCGAGCACCATGGAGAAGTCACCGGTTGTGCTTCTTTGTATGTCTACGATTCAGGTCTTGCTGAAATTCGCTCTCTCGGTGTTGAAGCGGGTTGGCATGGTCAAGGGCACGGTACGGCTATTGTGCAGCACTTGGTAGAGAAAGCGAAACAGATGGCGATTCAGAAAGTCTTTGTTTTGACTCGTACGCCAGAGTTCTTTATGAACCATGACTTTGTACCAACCTCTAAGAGCTTACTGCCGGAGAAGGTGTTAAAAGATTGCGATCAGTGCCCGCGTCAGCATGCGTGTGATGAGGTCGCTCTTGAAATAAATTTTGCCGAACAAATGATTGTAAAACAGAGTGTTGCATAG
- a CDS encoding 3-phenylpropionate MFS transporter, giving the protein MLNPSPYGWISQYFLGFFFAYGVYLPFWALWFEDQGVSATDIGMLVGLGLATRCVANLVITPRVHKVEHLLPVLRWLSLFALLFIGFHFLAGGSFWLMALATILFNLMCGPVIPLSDAMANYYSRLKLLDYGRTRLWGSVAFIAGSTVVGYLVSLYGTDMIIYTALAGVFVALLLSMRNPNPMPVTIEEEDATRPKISALLREWPVVKFLVLIALIQGSHAAYYSFSAIHWKEAGHSEDIIGYLWSLGVVAEVAIFAFSKRLFAGWSLRTLFVVAACGVMLRWGLTASTTAVPVLLVVQMLHGVTFAMAHIAAIQYIQNSPTNKMVALQALYNAIPLGAFIALMTALSGWGYEHWGSNIFWVMASMGLLALFIHVEPKRKKQQEIETKAEHNAQNEC; this is encoded by the coding sequence ATGTTAAACCCTTCCCCTTATGGCTGGATCTCCCAGTATTTTCTCGGCTTCTTTTTCGCCTATGGTGTGTATTTGCCATTCTGGGCGCTCTGGTTTGAAGACCAAGGCGTATCGGCTACTGATATTGGTATGTTGGTCGGTTTGGGGCTGGCTACTCGCTGTGTTGCGAACCTAGTGATCACACCACGGGTGCATAAAGTAGAGCACCTGTTACCTGTACTACGCTGGTTAAGCCTATTCGCACTGCTCTTTATTGGCTTCCACTTTCTTGCTGGAGGCAGTTTTTGGTTGATGGCCCTGGCTACGATCCTATTTAACCTGATGTGTGGCCCTGTCATTCCATTGTCTGATGCGATGGCGAACTACTACTCGCGCTTAAAGCTATTAGATTATGGACGCACACGTTTGTGGGGCTCAGTCGCTTTTATTGCTGGTTCAACAGTGGTGGGTTATCTGGTCTCGCTGTACGGCACTGATATGATTATCTATACCGCTTTAGCGGGTGTATTTGTTGCGCTACTGCTATCTATGCGCAACCCTAATCCAATGCCAGTGACTATCGAAGAAGAAGACGCGACTCGCCCTAAAATCTCAGCACTATTGAGAGAGTGGCCAGTCGTGAAGTTCTTGGTGCTGATTGCACTGATTCAAGGAAGTCATGCCGCTTACTACAGCTTTAGTGCTATTCACTGGAAAGAGGCAGGGCATTCAGAGGACATTATTGGTTACCTTTGGAGCTTGGGTGTAGTGGCTGAAGTCGCCATTTTTGCCTTTAGTAAACGTCTATTTGCAGGTTGGTCTTTACGCACACTATTTGTAGTCGCAGCTTGCGGTGTCATGCTTCGCTGGGGGCTTACTGCGTCAACCACAGCAGTGCCTGTGCTGCTTGTGGTGCAGATGCTCCATGGTGTGACCTTTGCCATGGCCCATATTGCTGCGATTCAATATATTCAGAACTCACCAACGAATAAGATGGTGGCACTGCAAGCGCTGTATAATGCGATCCCTCTGGGTGCATTTATCGCCCTAATGACTGCATTGAGTGGCTGGGGTTATGAGCATTGGGGAAGTAATATTTTCTGGGTCATGGCCTCAATGGGACTGCTCGCACTGTTTATTCATGTCGAACCCAAGCGCAAGAAACAGCAAGAAATTGAGACGAAAGCGGAGCACAATGCACAGAACGAGTGCTGA
- a CDS encoding DUF294 nucleotidyltransferase-like domain-containing protein has protein sequence MPDKFNMQSPPFNRLNEKQQNQLRSSLDVAYFRARDNLIKVGQPGQYLHILIKGAVEERSADGKEVFAHYAHDDLFDVRALIEGQSRHQYVALEDTLCYQLPKEVFLELYNSNGQFAAYFDNNLSTRQALIEAAQQQQNLAEFILTKVDNAIFHPPMILKPDQPLNEVTLELKNSALDSALVGLNKDDPRLAAHPHAHPYAIVTRTNMLHAVMLEGHALTTPVGEIATFPVFHVDVGDFLFNAMITMTRHRMKRLMVCDGQEAVGMLDMTQILSAFSTHSHVLSLSIARASCIEELAIASNRQRQLVDSLITNGIRTRFIMELISAVNEQIIEKAFELVVPPALHKHCCLIVLGSEGRGEQILKTDQDNALILSDDLEWPQCASIMDNLTHTLQQLGYPLCTGNVMVNNPQWVKSQSQWKSTISDWTQRATPERVMDLAIVADAHAVAGNKDLLEPIEQHLQQSLLNKMLLLQTFVRPALQFSLPLTLFGNVKADKEGVDIKRGGIFPIVHGIRALALEYGISEKNTFARIEALKARNTLEPETADNLSEAFKLFIKLRLSQQITHQHAHNKINLSEIDRTERDLLRHSLHVVKKFKQYLGHHYLIRD, from the coding sequence ATGCCAGACAAGTTCAATATGCAGTCGCCACCATTCAATCGCTTGAATGAAAAGCAGCAGAACCAACTGCGTAGCTCCCTTGATGTGGCCTATTTTCGTGCGCGTGACAACCTGATTAAAGTGGGTCAGCCAGGTCAGTATCTTCATATTCTCATTAAAGGTGCGGTTGAAGAGCGCAGTGCGGATGGTAAAGAGGTCTTTGCCCATTATGCCCATGATGATCTTTTCGATGTACGGGCGCTGATTGAGGGACAGTCAAGACATCAATACGTCGCACTGGAAGACACTCTGTGTTATCAGCTGCCTAAAGAGGTATTCCTTGAGCTGTACAACAGCAATGGACAGTTCGCGGCCTACTTCGACAACAACCTTTCCACTCGTCAGGCACTCATCGAGGCCGCTCAACAGCAGCAAAATCTGGCCGAGTTTATTCTCACTAAAGTTGACAATGCTATCTTTCACCCACCAATGATCCTAAAGCCTGATCAGCCACTTAATGAGGTCACTTTAGAATTAAAAAACAGTGCTTTAGATTCCGCTCTCGTTGGTTTAAACAAAGATGACCCAAGACTAGCAGCACATCCTCACGCTCATCCATATGCCATTGTCACTCGAACTAACATGCTGCACGCCGTGATGCTAGAGGGGCACGCTTTAACGACCCCCGTCGGTGAGATCGCGACCTTTCCTGTCTTTCATGTTGATGTTGGAGACTTTCTGTTTAACGCCATGATCACCATGACACGCCACCGCATGAAACGATTAATGGTGTGTGATGGTCAAGAGGCCGTTGGCATGTTGGATATGACGCAAATACTCAGTGCCTTCTCTACTCACTCTCATGTTCTTAGTTTGAGTATTGCTCGTGCAAGTTGCATAGAAGAACTCGCGATTGCTTCTAACAGGCAGAGACAACTGGTAGACAGCCTTATCACTAACGGCATCCGTACACGCTTCATTATGGAGCTCATCTCAGCCGTGAATGAACAGATTATCGAAAAAGCCTTTGAGCTTGTTGTTCCCCCGGCGCTTCACAAACACTGTTGCCTGATCGTCTTAGGATCGGAGGGACGCGGCGAGCAGATACTAAAAACGGACCAAGACAACGCCCTGATCCTCAGTGATGATTTGGAGTGGCCGCAGTGTGCCAGCATCATGGACAACCTAACGCATACCCTGCAGCAGCTTGGCTACCCACTGTGCACCGGAAATGTGATGGTCAATAACCCTCAATGGGTTAAGTCACAGTCCCAATGGAAATCCACTATCAGTGACTGGACGCAGCGTGCGACCCCAGAGCGAGTGATGGATTTAGCGATCGTCGCGGATGCACACGCCGTTGCTGGAAACAAAGATCTACTCGAACCTATCGAACAACACCTGCAACAGAGCCTGCTCAATAAAATGTTATTGCTGCAAACCTTTGTCCGCCCCGCCCTCCAGTTCTCGCTGCCATTGACCCTATTTGGTAACGTCAAAGCGGATAAGGAAGGGGTAGACATCAAGCGTGGAGGCATTTTTCCCATCGTTCATGGCATACGCGCACTCGCTTTGGAGTACGGAATCTCGGAAAAAAACACCTTTGCACGAATTGAGGCATTAAAAGCACGCAATACACTGGAGCCGGAAACCGCAGACAACCTGAGTGAAGCTTTCAAACTCTTTATTAAACTGAGATTGAGCCAACAAATCACTCATCAGCACGCCCATAATAAAATCAACCTTAGCGAGATAGATAGAACCGAGCGTGACCTTCTGCGCCACAGTCTGCACGTGGTCAAAAAATTTAAACAGTACCTCGGGCATCACTATCTAATAAGGGATTAA
- a CDS encoding 3'-5' exonuclease → MLLPWFQRQYWYHKLKGSPYQELFSTPTTGEYVSLDCETTSLDPQRAELVTIAATKIIDNRIITSQPFEMRLRAPQSLDEGSVKIHHIRHNDLLDGVTELQALRALLAFIGNRPIVGYHIRYDKTILDLACRRHLGFPLPNKVIEVSQIYHDKLERHLPNAYFDLSLDAICRHLDIPIQNKHDALQDAIAAALVFVRLTYGDLPRLSFTYH, encoded by the coding sequence ATGCTTTTACCATGGTTTCAGCGTCAGTATTGGTATCACAAGCTCAAGGGCTCCCCCTATCAAGAGCTGTTTTCTACACCGACCACAGGAGAGTATGTCTCTCTTGATTGCGAGACCACCAGTTTGGATCCACAACGTGCTGAGCTGGTCACCATTGCGGCGACAAAAATCATCGACAACCGGATTATTACGAGTCAGCCTTTCGAGATGAGACTGCGAGCTCCACAATCTCTCGACGAAGGCTCGGTAAAAATTCATCACATCCGTCACAATGATCTGTTAGACGGCGTCACAGAGCTTCAAGCACTCAGAGCATTGCTGGCGTTCATTGGTAACCGTCCTATCGTTGGGTATCACATCCGCTACGACAAAACGATTTTAGATCTCGCCTGTCGCAGGCACCTCGGCTTTCCTCTACCCAACAAGGTTATTGAAGTCAGCCAGATCTATCACGACAAGCTTGAGCGTCACTTACCCAATGCCTATTTCGACCTCAGTCTGGATGCCATCTGTCGACACCTAGATATCCCTATTCAGAATAAGCATGATGCTCTACAAGATGCGATTGCAGCTGCACTGGTTTTTGTGCGCCTCACCTATGGGGACCTTCCTCGACTGTCATTTACTTATCACTAG